A stretch of DNA from Paramisgurnus dabryanus chromosome 19, PD_genome_1.1, whole genome shotgun sequence:
TTCACCAATACAGACTTTCAGCATCTAAACTCTCCAGAGTTCAGTGTTACAGAGCTGTTTAGTAAAATAATACCTTCACTTGTATAATGGGAAATAGCAAAAGATTAAAAGACAAGGGGAAATGAATGGGAAAGAGAGAGGGTTGGAAAAGcatgtaatgtttaatattcatGGGAATGTAAAATGAATATAAGTCTCCCTTTAAAAAAGGCTGGTTAAATATTGTTGTACTGTATGCATGTGTGTCGTGTGCAATGACAAATGTGTCATATATTAGTAATAACACTTGAGATTTTTAATGAATGTCCATTGACTTAAATTACAAACAAAGGTGTGAGATGACATTATATGCATGTTCACAGTATATACAACTGAATGTTCAtgcataagtgtgtgtgtgttgtagggCATCATGGCTGTTTCCTGTGGGGGAATGGCAGGTCAGAGGTGAGAGGTCAGTGTCTGAAGGTCACAGTGGGATAGGATGAGGTCAGATTCGGGGAAGCTGCTTTTCAATGAATTCCTTGACAGCAAGCATCTCCTGTAAATTCAACCAGAGAGAATATTTTATTAGATTTAGAGCTAACGTAAACAAAACAtcaaagaaaatgttttgaaatgcaGGAGAAAGTGCATGATTTTATACCTCATCcagttatttttataactgaCTTAAATCATTGTAATTCTggcttgttttaaatataaagtaATAGCTCACCAGGAAATGAAAATTTACAAATGaacaattttatattaaaatgcagtCATGTTGTCTTATATGAGGGCCTAAATGGGTAATCCAGATGACTCCAGTGGCTTCTGAAGTGAAGCGATATGTTTGTAACAGAACAAGATGACGAAAATATCTTGTTTATTATATTTGAGCTCCCATATAAGTAAGAAAATAACATGGtggcatttttttattatttgcttGTGTTTAACTGAGATGGCATGAAGgtgaggaaaatcattaaagATGTTTCATTTTCTGGTGAATTATTTCTTTAAAGTAGGAattcataaaaaacatattactgTTCAAAACTGCCTGCCTATACAAGTAGGCCCATACAGAATCTGCAAATTTTTGTCATGTATTTTGGGAAAATCTAAGGAATTCTGTGGATTTATGCGTccaaaacaaaaaagcaaaatatttaataaccACGAAAAGATGGTATGTGTAGAATTTTACCTGAGGACAAGAGCTATGCGTGAGACCTGGGTAGGTCCGGAAGGTTATTTTCCCTGGAGGGATAAAGGTTTTGAGCTTCTCTGCTGTCAAGGCCCCAAACTGCACCGGGATCATGGAATCACTCTCCCCGTGACACTGCAGAATAGGAGTTTCCTTGTTTCCACTTCCACTTGCACTCTAATGGATCGACAGAACTGATTTATTTTGCGTCATTCACTTCACAGTTCGTTACACAATTTCATACAGTGTCAACTGCCTTGTACCTGTGGAAAGGACTTGTGAAGTGGAAGCCAACAGCTAAGCCCAACAACCCCTGCTAGTTTCTGCTGACAGGTCAGAGCTGTATAGAGAGAGAGCGCTCCACCCTGACAATCAAACAACAACAGTCACACTCCCTTACACAATAAAACAGGCATCAAGGAAGTATCAAGGATACTTGGAACTGCGATGCATGTGCAATGTCAGCGATTTAAATTATTGTACAAACATAAAGTAGATCAGTTACCTGAGAGAAGCCACCAAGAATAATACGATTGGATGGTATCCCATTCTTTACCTCATGATCGATAATGGCCTTTACTGTTGGGAAGAGTATATGCTTGCATCGTAATCAAATTTAAACATATAAGAGTATTCTGTTACAAGAATAAGTTTCTCTTATAAACTTGATGTGTTTTCAGTGATTTTACAACTGCTGACACAGACAAAACCAATAGTTTCATTTTTGACTAAGTGTGACAGGATCTAGTGTCACAGATAATCTTTTTTAGTCAAAGCAAAGCTTATACTGAACCAGAACGGTTTAAATGTGAATATATTATTGTGAAACAAATTTTGCTCACTGTTCTCTGCTGCTCTCTTAATCCCTGCTTCATCTTCTGGTGCGTCTGGGCTTAAACCCATCAAATCAAACCTGAATAGAATAAAAATAACCACACATTTTACAGAATTACAAAGGCTCCAGGTTAGATATACAGATGAGCACAAAAGTATAGAAACatacttcagtttttttaatcagtAATTTCTTAGTATTTGGTTTGTGTCTCTTTAATATTTTACAGAATGCTCTCAGGCTGGCATAGACTCTCAATAAAAAGCGAAGAGCAATTCCATGCAATCTCAAGTTTATTATGAAGAAATGACATTTTTAACTACACTGATATCTTAAATGTCAATATTAACCTTCTATTATGTTTGGGGTCGAATTGACCCCAAAGCTACTTTGACATCTCTGGAAAAATATGccaattgtatttttaaaggtcacgttctttctgatccatttttaaaccctagttaagGGGATCGCAAACCGGCAGCGCCGCGCTAAAAAatctaacacattgttttctatgagtatacgcacaccggcgtcgccaggtggcgcctgtccgcgcctgtccgcgccgcccagctgtgactcaggaagttgctcaaatccctgtcgcgccacacagcgccactcacatagtttaacattaaatatttgacatcatatttgtcccaaatcattaacgattaacattggctgctaacgtatattttgcattttgaagtagacgctatctgacgaaactcgcgctatttaatgtgcacttccggttaacaatacctccgagttgtcctagacgcgaagtggcgcgacgctgagctgcgcggctgGTGTACGATCCcctttagtgtgtaatgttaccttaatagcataaataatacctgtaaaatgataaagttcaaagttcactgccaggcgatagattttctttaacagaattcgcctttcaaagcctacagcgaacggccggtttgaactacagccctctacttcctgctttaatgacgtcagtagaacagtttttttactaaactccgcccacaggaatacatcagtcgccagctaagctaacagcaagctaagctgctatcgaatcacaacactaaaaaaactacacaatcagaactagatacgtatttctgaaggagggactttatagaacaagaaaaaaatcatacagttttaggacagtgaaaaccgcgatatacagataagtaaattgtgtgaaaaataccgctttttaacacatgaaacatgaacacatgttatattgtgcacaatcaaagctttaaaaacacaaagaacAGGACATTTAAACCTTTACACCTACTTTTTGACTTGAAGTTATACTTTTAGtgactttggataaaagtgtctgccaagtatataaatgtaaaaaaagataaaCTTTATTGTCCCAAAAGACACACAATATGGCTGCTGCTTAACAAAATAACCATTAACCGTGTTATCTGGGcttttaaagcgtaactaaacccctggacagagcctgactccacccactggcaatatttgaaaaatgcaagaaaagtgggcagatcccaaggagatagagaggacgaactaagtgtgtggtgagatcgtaacaagggcgtggtgatcttgaacctgcttacgtcacgagtcattttttggacccaccatccaataggaaaattaaactgcagtagccaccgttcaacctgaagagggcagcactcagacgtttttacaccatatattgtagtattgaaacactttatatccaaatgtcaaaaaacttactcaaatcaatgaacagcactaataaagccccattctaacagatcattaactaaaaaaagttggttaagggtttagttacgctttaagactagtcttaaaagttagtcatgaatttttttctttaagacTGATCGTAACTGTTTCAAGTATGCTACACAGAAAGAcagattggtctaatttaaatccaaataataagactgattagccctaactaattgctTGTTAGTCAGACTCATTCTTAAGAAGCAGTCTTAACATCAAGGCTatttttatgcaaccggccatgAGCTGTGATTACATATCAAAAAATGCTCTCGATTACAGCATGGTAAAAGAGAAGCAACACTTTCTGGTTGACACCAAAGACTCTCAAACTTTGAAGAAAGTACAGACGCTGTTGGACCCTAATACAAACGTTTTCTACCCGAGTACTCCATGTAAGTTTATTATCAATGTGAATGCCCAGATATCTGTAAGAGTCCACCCGGGCTATATTCTGACCGTTAATGACCACTGGTGAGTGGTCTCCGGTGGATTTAGGGTCAAACATCGAtgtacacacaatacacacagtGTTCCTGTATAACTGATCTAATGGGAGTATTTTTACTATTAATATGTGAAAAACTGGTAAAAACTGGTATTTTTATTACTACTATTTTTAACGAAAAATACACTTAATTTATGTGCTTACAAAAGATACGTTTTCATAGAATTAATCTATTAAAaaaccatttatgtatataaaaataaaaagtatttttttcctacaattttatttgaaatgtaagttatttagcatatattaaacattaaaatgttgctaaaatttaaacataACAGGAGGGCTAAATGGCTTAAATACCAGTGTGACGTCTCAGTTTAagttttcaaaatgtttaaacttATTTACATAGTTAGGTAAGTGGAGCTTTAAGAGttcaataaatataaatatattattcataAATAACTCATAAAGAGAAATGTCACATTcataatattttttctttatgaatgcacacacaaaaatttaaataaatattatttgttttttaaagagccATCCATCTCTATTTGTTGGGTATTATTGTTTCTGGTTCAtgcattttaattcacagaATTCCTACAAAGTATTTTTTCTCCCAAAAGTGTGTCCTTttatgtcacatccataacaaatgtatattttctattatgaaaaataaaacatgagtATAGACAGATCTTTTTCTGATTTCTTGActtttagaaaaatataaacaaatattgGCAATAAATACACTCTCTAAATGTCCCATCAATAACGCTGGAATTGCTCTGATCATTCCGACTTGAAAATCTTTCAAAAAGCATCTTGTGTACTTTAAAGGAAGTAAGAAAAGCTGATCCTTGGTTTACAAATTTTCTTTCAGTGTGGTCTTTAACTGCAGCCCACTGTATATTAAAAAAAGCATACAAGAACTAAAAAAATCTTTACCATGAGGGCATAGTCATCTTCATGTTGAGCGTCACTGGGATTCGCGGCCTATAGAGAAAGTACAACAGGGTGATTTGTGATTAACTGTGGCATCACAAAAATAcaaatgaggagctcagatgcaaaagcctctaaacaCCACCGCCATCAAAAATTAGATACTGATATTAAcagaatgctctcggcacatattatacattcatcaaatacttttgcttgaAATCGGCTTAATTCCAACCTCAGGcaattcagaaatggcagattccattaagagtctgataaaaaaataatttaaaagaaaacacatcagatgcacttagagggttttgcttTTGATCTCATGGAATGCtaatgaaacaaacaaaaaaaggttCACATTGCCATGTTCAATAATTTACTGGCTGTTACTTACGCATGTGGGCAGATGTATTTGACATACGGCACCCGAATAGACGTCATGGCATCGGCCCAACCATGTCTGTTAAAACAACATAACAGGGTTATTTACATAACAGGTTATTGGCCATTAAAAGATCCTCCACCAGACCGGTAATAAACAGAGCTT
This window harbors:
- the lypla2 gene encoding acyl-protein thioesterase 2: MCGNNMSVPLLAEAVTLSGTEKETAVVIFLHGLGDTGHGWADAMTSIRVPYVKYICPHAPRIPVTLNMKMTMPSWFDLMGLSPDAPEDEAGIKRAAENIKAIIDHEVKNGIPSNRIILGGFSQGGALSLYTALTCQQKLAGVVGLSCWLPLHKSFPQSASGSGNKETPILQCHGESDSMIPVQFGALTAEKLKTFIPPGKITFRTYPGLTHSSCPQEMLAVKEFIEKQLPRI